CCTTGAATCAGAAATCCCGACTCGTGGGAATCCCCTAAGATTCGTTCAGATCAGAAAATGCTCTAGCGGTCACACCCGCCGATTAACAGGAAGTCCAGCCGATGGCCCAACACCCCAACCCGACAAAGATCGCGGCGCTCGCCAAGCGGCTGCGCACGGCGATGGATACCGGCGAAGGCTGTAAGCCGTTACGCAACGACCTGCCCGCCGGCGACCTGGATGCCGCCTATGCGGTGCAGGAAACCAACACCAAATACTGGTTGGCGGCGGGCCGCCGCCCGGTCGGCCGCAAAATCGGTCTGACTTCGAAAGTCGTGCAGACCCAGCTCGGCGTCGGCCAGCCCGACTTCGGCATGCTGTTCGCCGACATGGCTATTCCCGATGGCGAGGAAATCGCCGCGACATCGGTGATGCAGCCGAAGATCGAGGGCGAGGTCGCCTTTGTTCTCGACCGCGACCTGGCGGTCGAGAGCCCCACCATCGCCGATGTTACAAACGCCATCGCCTATGCCACCGCGGCGATCGAAGTGGTCGGCAGCCGCATCGCCAATTGGGATATCAATATCGTCGATACCATCGCCGACAATGCCTCTTCGGGCCTGTTCGTGCTGGGCAATGAGCGTCACACGCTGGCCGATTTCGACAGCCGGCTATGCGGTATGGTGATCGAACATCGCGGCGAGCCGGTGAGCGTTGGCGCCGGAGCGGCCTGTCTCGGCAACCCGCTCAACGCGGTCATATGGCTGGCCCGCGAGATGGTCGAAAGGGGCCGTCCCCTGGCCGCCGGTGACATCATCATGTCGGGCGCCTTGGGGCCGATGGTGCCGGCCGCTCCTGGCGAGGTCTACGAAGTGCGGATCTCCGGACTAGAGCGTTTCCTATTTTGTCTGAATCTAGAGGGGATTCACGTGAATCGGTATTTGTGATTCAAGGTGCGGACTGGAGAAGGAGGCCAGTCTGCATGACCCGACCTTATTCGAATGATCTTCGAGAACGTGTGGTTGGTGCGGTTGAGGCCGGCGAGAGCTGCCGGGCGGTTGCGTCTCGGTTCGGCGTTGCGGTGTCGACGGTGGTGAAGTGGTCGCAGCGCAAGCGCGCGACCGGCAGTGTGGCGCCGGGCCAGGTCGGCGGCCACCGGCGCCGGGTTCTGGAGCCCCATCGGGCTTTCATTGTGGAACGGCTCCGCCAGGAGCCGCATCTGACGCTGCATCGCTTGAAGGACGAGCTGGCGGCGCGCGGCATCAAGGTCTCGCACAACACGGTGTGGACGTTCCTGCGCCGCGAAGGACTGCGGTTTAAAAAAAACCCTGTTCGCCCTTGAGCAGGGCCGCGCCGACGTCGCCCGCCACCGCAAGCGCTGGAAGGCCTGGCAGGGCCAACTCGATCCGCGCCGGCTGGTCTTCATCGACGAGACCTGGATCCGCACCAACATGGCGCCGCTGCGCGGCTGGGGGCCGAAAGGCAAACCGCTCAAGGGCTTCGCGCCGCGGGGACGCTGGCGCACCCTGACCTTCGTCGGCGCCCTGCGCTGCGACCGGCTCACCGCGCCCTGCGTCTTCGACGGCCCCATCAACGGCGCCTGCTTCCGCGCTTACGTCGACCAAATCCTCGTGCCGACCTTGCGGCCCGGCGACATCGTCGTCATGGACAATCTCGCCAGCCACAAATCCAGGGCTGTCCGCGAGGCCGTCAGGGCCGCCGGCGCCCGGCTGTGGTTCCTGCCCAAATACTCCCCCGACCTCAATCCCATCGAGCAGACCTTCGCCCAGATCAAGCACTGGATGCGGTGTGCGCAAAAGCGAAGTGTCGACGACATCTGGCCCCACCTCGGATACCTCGTCGACACCATCCAACCCAACCAATGCGCCAACTACTTCGTAAACGCAGGCTACGCTTCCGTCAAAATATGAAACGCTCTAGAGCGATGTCGGGTAGCGACGACGTCGCTAAACATCCACAACCTTGCGGTAGAGATGCCAGGTCGCGTGTCCGAGGACGGGCATGACGACGGCGAGGCCGAAGAAGAACGGAATCGAGCCGAGCATTAAAGCGCCGGCAACAACGAAACCCCAAACCCCCATCGTTACCGGATTTGCCACGACCGCGCGCACCGATGTGCTAATCGCGACGGCCGCGCTGACATCACGGTCCAGCAACATCGGAAATGACACCACGCTGACCGCCAACACGACAACCGCGAATATAAACCCGACCCCACTGCCCACAACGATCAGGGCCCACCCGGCCGGGGTCGATATGACCTCGCGCGCGAACTCCATAAACGACGTTGGCGTCGCGCCGCCGAACGTCAGATTAAAAATGAGCAGAGCGACGCCCAACCAGGCGAAATAAATCGCCATCATTATGATGCTAAGAATCAGAATGGCGCCGATAGACGGCGACCGGTGAACCTGGAACGCATACTTTATAGAATAATCGAGACCGCTCTCGCGGCGCCGGCTTATTTCATAGAGCCCGACCGCCGCCATGGGGCCAACCAAGGCAAACCCGGCAACAATCGGGAATATGAGCGGCAATATCTCATAACCCGCCGACAGATCGACCAGAACGATGCCGACGATGGGATAAATTACAAACAGAAGGACGATATGGGTCGGCTTGGCGTTGAAATCCTTGAAGCCTTTGACCAGTACTTCTTTCAGATCCGACACGTTGATTTTGCGGATACCGGGCCTGACCGAGCCAGTGTCCGCATAGTCGAGGGAGTGTTCATTCGACATGGCAGTTCCCCTTGAATCGGTTGCTCTCGTCGATCGCAACATGCGACCGCGCAACACGGATTCAACACTGCCAGTTACTCTGCGTCGTTACAACTTAATCGACGCATGCACTGGTTTATTGGGTCGGTGAGACCCGAGCGGTGTTAACCGCCTTCGCCGGTAAAATACAGAAGACGCGTGATGAAAGTGTAGTCGGCTTCGATCGCCATGAGGGCCATCAACACCATCAAGGCTAGCGGCGGCACCAGAATGGCGTACACGATCGCCAACCGTTCCCACACCATATGCATGAACACGGCAACGATGAGCCCCGCCTTCAACAGCATGAAGATGATGATCAGCGACCAACGCAAATACCCTTGAAGTTCGAGTATATCGACCATGTACGACATTGCGCTGAGGACGAAGAGCAATCCCCAGATCTTGAAATAAATGCCAAGCGGATGTTGCTGGCCTTGGGCTGCTGTTGCCATGGGGACCCCCTACCAGAGATAGAAAAATGCGAAGATGAAGACCCACACCAGATCGACGAAATGCCAATACAGGCCCATGGTCTCGACGATGTCGTAACTGCCTTTATGGCTGGTGAAAAAGCCGCGCCGCTGGGTATTGGCTTCGTAGTCGCCGCGCCAGACTTTCCGCGCGACGATAAGCAGGAAAATCACCCCGATAGATACGTGCGCGCCGTGGAAACCGGTAATCATGAAAAACGTCGAGCCGAACTGCGGTGCGCCGAACGGGTTACCCCAGGGTCGGACGCCCTCATGGATCAGTTTGGTCCATTCGAAGGCCTGCATGCCGACAAACGATGCCCCGAGAATAGCCGTTATGATCAAAAAAATGACGGTCTTCGTTCGATCGAGGCGGTAACCAAAATTTACCGCCAAGACCATCGTGCCGCTGCTGCTGATGAGAATGAACGTCATGATGGCGATCAGGATCAGCGGAATATCGGCGCCAAACATATGCAGCGCGAAGACCTCGCTGGGGTACGGCCACGGCACAACCGTCGACATTCGCACCGTCATGTAGGAAATCAAGAACGTGCTGAAGATGAACGTATCGCTGAGGAGGAAGATCCACATCATGGCCTTACCCCACGGAACGTTCTTGAACGCCCTTTGGTCGGAGGCCCAGTCAGCGATCACGCCCTCCATCCCGTCTGGCCGGTCGCCCGGCGCCGCGGAATGCGTCACATCTGTTTGGGTCATGTGTTCCAGATCCTCTTTACGTAATCACAAACCAAAAGAATAAAAATAGCCATAATGCCAGCAGGAAGTGCCAGTAGAAGGCGCATAATTCGACGCTCACGCGCACCTGGCTGGCCGCCGCGCCGCCCCAAATGCGCCGCACGGTCCGCCCCCAGGCCACAAGTCCGCCCAGTATGTGCACGGCATGCAAGCCGGTCAGCATGTAAAGGAAAGCGAGCGCCGGGTTGGTCGGCGCGAAATAACCCAACGCGTCCAACTGGCGTACCACCAACAGCTGGCCGGCCAGGAACGCCAAAGCACAGGCGCCGCCGATTAGCATTCCGGCTTCGACCTTAGCCGTCTGGTCGCGCTGCGCGCTGATCACCGCCCACTGCATGGCGATACTGCTGGCCACCAGAACCACCACGTTCAGCCACATCAGCAGCGGCTCGGGCACCGCCTTCCAGTCGGGCAGCGCCATCCGGTCGGTATACGCCACCACGGCCAGCGAGAACACCACGCCAATGACCGCCACGAAGACCCGCAAGCCGACCTTCACCGCCGGCAAGGCATAGGATCCGCCGTGCTGAGCGTTGTCGATAGCCACCTGGCTTTCCAGCCAGGGTTTGCTACGGATCTCGCGGAAGAAGTCCACTGCTAGTCGCCTTGTGCAGCGATAAGCTTCACGTCGTTGGGGTGAACGTTCTGCGGCACGAAGTCATCGACGGTCCCCGGCACGCTGAAGGAATAGGCCCAGCGATAGACGACCGGCAGTTCCTTGCCGAAGTTGCCATGCCCCGGCGGCACGGTCTCGGTCTGCCACTCCAACGAGGTGGCTTTCCAAGGATTCCGCTCGGAGATTTTACCTTTAAACACGCTCGTGATGATGTTGTAGATAAACACGAGCTGGGCAAAACCGACGATTAGAGCCGCCACGGTGATGAAGGCGTTCAGGTCCGCCGCCGAATCCGGAATGAAGCTGGTATCGGCAACCGACCAGTACCGGCGCGGCACGCCGACAAATCCGAGATAGTGCATCGGGAAATAGATCAGGTAAGCGCCCAGGAAGGTGACCCAGAAATGGAACTGGCCCATGGCCTGGTTGAGCATCCGTCCCGACATTAAGGGGAACCAGTGATAAATCGCGCCGAAGACCACGAGGATCGGCGCCACTCCCATGACCATATGGAAATGAGCGACCACGAACATGGTGTCGGACAACGGCACGTCGACAACCACATTGCCGAGGAACAGGCCGGTAATGCCGCCATTCACGAAAGTGATGATGAACGCGATGGCGAACAGCATCGGTAGGGTGAGGTGAATGTCGCCGCGCCACAAGGTCAACGTCCAATTGTAGACCTTGAGCGCCGTCGGCACCGCGATGATCAGCGTGGTTGTGGCGAAGAAGAAGCCGAAATAGGGGTTCATGCCACTGACATACATGTGGTGCGCCCAGACAACGAAGCTCAGGGCGCCAATCACGACAATCGCCCAGACCATCATGCGATAGCCAAATATGTGGCGGCGCGCATGAACGGAAAGCAAATCGGAGACGATGCCGAATGCCGGCAGCGCAACGATGTAGACTTCCGGATGGCCAAAGAACCAGAATAGATGCTGGAACAGGATCGGGCTACCGCCGCCGTAGGCAAGCTGCTCGCCAAACTCGACAATGGCCGGCATGAAGAAGCTGGTGCCCAGAACGCTGTCCAGCGTCATCATAATGGCGCTGACGAACAGGGCCGGGAACGCTAATAGCGCCAAAACCGTGGCGGTGAAGATACCCCAGATGGTCAGGGGCATGCGCATGAGCGTCAATCCGCGGGTGCG
This genomic interval from Pseudomonadota bacterium contains the following:
- a CDS encoding fumarylacetoacetate hydrolase family protein — protein: MAQHPNPTKIAALAKRLRTAMDTGEGCKPLRNDLPAGDLDAAYAVQETNTKYWLAAGRRPVGRKIGLTSKVVQTQLGVGQPDFGMLFADMAIPDGEEIAATSVMQPKIEGEVAFVLDRDLAVESPTIADVTNAIAYATAAIEVVGSRIANWDINIVDTIADNASSGLFVLGNERHTLADFDSRLCGMVIEHRGEPVSVGAGAACLGNPLNAVIWLAREMVERGRPLAAGDIIMSGALGPMVPAAPGEVYEVRISGLERFLFCLNLEGIHVNRYL
- a CDS encoding IS630 family transposase (programmed frameshift) codes for the protein MTRPYSNDLRERVVGAVEAGESCRAVASRFGVAVSTVVKWSQRKRATGSVAPGQVGGHRRRVLEPHRAFIVERLRQEPHLTLHRLKDELAARGIKVSHNTVWTFLRREGLRFKKTLFALEQGRADVARHRKRWKAWQGQLDPRRLVFIDETWIRTNMAPLRGWGPKGKPLKGFAPRGRWRTLTFVGALRCDRLTAPCVFDGPINGACFRAYVDQILVPTLRPGDIVVMDNLASHKSRAVREAVRAAGARLWFLPKYSPDLNPIEQTFAQIKHWMRCAQKRSVDDIWPHLGYLVDTIQPNQCANYFVNAGYASVKI
- a CDS encoding DUF2189 domain-containing protein; the encoded protein is MSNEHSLDYADTGSVRPGIRKINVSDLKEVLVKGFKDFNAKPTHIVLLFVIYPIVGIVLVDLSAGYEILPLIFPIVAGFALVGPMAAVGLYEISRRRESGLDYSIKYAFQVHRSPSIGAILILSIIMMAIYFAWLGVALLIFNLTFGGATPTSFMEFAREVISTPAGWALIVVGSGVGFIFAVVVLAVSVVSFPMLLDRDVSAAVAISTSVRAVVANPVTMGVWGFVVAGALMLGSIPFFFGLAVVMPVLGHATWHLYRKVVDV
- a CDS encoding cytochrome C oxidase subunit IV family protein — encoded protein: MATAAQGQQHPLGIYFKIWGLLFVLSAMSYMVDILELQGYLRWSLIIIFMLLKAGLIVAVFMHMVWERLAIVYAILVPPLALMVLMALMAIEADYTFITRLLYFTGEGG
- a CDS encoding heme-copper oxidase subunit III family protein; its protein translation is MTQTDVTHSAAPGDRPDGMEGVIADWASDQRAFKNVPWGKAMMWIFLLSDTFIFSTFLISYMTVRMSTVVPWPYPSEVFALHMFGADIPLILIAIMTFILISSSGTMVLAVNFGYRLDRTKTVIFLIITAILGASFVGMQAFEWTKLIHEGVRPWGNPFGAPQFGSTFFMITGFHGAHVSIGVIFLLIVARKVWRGDYEANTQRRGFFTSHKGSYDIVETMGLYWHFVDLVWVFIFAFFYLW
- a CDS encoding cytochrome c oxidase subunit 3 — protein: MDFFREIRSKPWLESQVAIDNAQHGGSYALPAVKVGLRVFVAVIGVVFSLAVVAYTDRMALPDWKAVPEPLLMWLNVVVLVASSIAMQWAVISAQRDQTAKVEAGMLIGGACALAFLAGQLLVVRQLDALGYFAPTNPALAFLYMLTGLHAVHILGGLVAWGRTVRRIWGGAAASQVRVSVELCAFYWHFLLALWLFLFFWFVIT
- a CDS encoding cbb3-type cytochrome c oxidase subunit I, with protein sequence MVDITPEKIENVGPAEVPEAELYHAHSWWTKYVFSQDAKVIAIQYSSTAVAIGMVGLVLSWLMRLQLGFPETFSFISPDAYLQFVTMHGMIMVIYLLTALFLGGFGNYLIPLMVGARDMVFPYVNMLSYWIYLLAVLVLVASFFVPGGPTGAGWTLYPPQAILQGTPGGTGLGIVLMLVSLALFIIGFTMGGLNYVVTILQARTRGLTLMRMPLTIWGIFTATVLALLAFPALFVSAIMMTLDSVLGTSFFMPAIVEFGEQLAYGGGSPILFQHLFWFFGHPEVYIVALPAFGIVSDLLSVHARRHIFGYRMMVWAIVVIGALSFVVWAHHMYVSGMNPYFGFFFATTTLIIAVPTALKVYNWTLTLWRGDIHLTLPMLFAIAFIITFVNGGITGLFLGNVVVDVPLSDTMFVVAHFHMVMGVAPILVVFGAIYHWFPLMSGRMLNQAMGQFHFWVTFLGAYLIYFPMHYLGFVGVPRRYWSVADTSFIPDSAADLNAFITVAALIVGFAQLVFIYNIITSVFKGKISERNPWKATSLEWQTETVPPGHGNFGKELPVVYRWAYSFSVPGTVDDFVPQNVHPNDVKLIAAQGD